A single genomic interval of Alteromonas sp. CI.11.F.A3 harbors:
- a CDS encoding LysR family transcriptional regulator, translating to MLNRLQESDIKLLRVFYAVASCNGFTAAEPVLRMQRPNISAAIKKLEERLDLVLCHRGRGGFQMTKEGEVVFQETKRIFNAFDNFVFNLKSLHDDYSGHITLVLMAGLPLSMHLAVSKAVKSTMKKFDDIHVNIQTRLYNEVEHVALSGECHLVVSTYDMVKPESVTFHPIGITTDGRLYCSPTHPLAKYRDTALPENIKIEDYPAIGISGLSSANYIDNESRLAIQTFSDSFDAAMSAIMTGEYIGLLPDYMAKEQGAALGLVPIANGSLYNFSHDLFVMNGKNTRLNPVLRHCIKELTYFIGESQK from the coding sequence ATGCTGAATCGTCTTCAAGAGTCGGATATTAAGTTGTTACGCGTGTTTTATGCAGTAGCAAGTTGTAATGGTTTTACTGCTGCAGAACCCGTGTTGCGTATGCAACGTCCTAATATCAGTGCTGCAATTAAGAAGCTTGAAGAACGTCTCGATTTAGTATTATGCCACCGGGGTCGTGGTGGCTTTCAAATGACGAAAGAAGGCGAAGTGGTTTTTCAGGAAACCAAGCGTATTTTTAACGCCTTCGATAATTTTGTGTTTAATTTGAAATCATTACACGACGACTACTCAGGTCACATTACGCTAGTGCTTATGGCTGGCCTGCCGCTTTCAATGCATTTAGCAGTGAGTAAAGCGGTTAAAAGTACCATGAAAAAGTTTGATGATATTCACGTTAATATCCAAACCCGTTTATATAATGAAGTAGAGCATGTTGCCTTATCCGGAGAATGCCATTTGGTGGTATCGACTTACGATATGGTAAAACCCGAATCTGTGACTTTCCATCCTATCGGGATCACCACAGATGGGCGTTTGTATTGTTCACCTACACACCCGTTAGCGAAATACCGTGATACTGCGTTGCCTGAAAATATAAAAATTGAAGATTATCCGGCCATTGGTATTTCTGGTTTATCATCGGCAAACTACATTGATAATGAGTCTCGTCTTGCCATTCAAACCTTTTCAGACTCTTTCGATGCCGCAATGTCTGCCATTATGACGGGTGAGTATATCGGTTTATTGCCAGACTACATGGCCAAAGAGCAGGGCGCAGCGCTAGGGTTAGTGCCTATTGCCAATGGCAGCTTGTATAACTTTAGCCATGATTTGTTTGTAATGAATGGTAAGAACACGCGATTAAATCCCGTGTTACGACACTGCATTAAGGAACTCACTTACTTTATAGGCGAAAGTCAAAAGTAG
- the queE gene encoding 7-carboxy-7-deazaguanine synthase QueE has product MFETIQGEGAHTGIPSIFVRLQGCPVGCPWCDTKHTWTLDNALVTTAQQVIDKTNESEHFFEIDENKLLSLFSEQGYVAKHVVITGGEPCMYDLRPVTTLLHDNGFSTQIETSGTYEVQCDDRTYVTVSPKINMKGGMPVLLSALERANEIKHPIAMQKHIDELDALLADVSSLAGKQVCLQPISQQPRATQLAVQTCIARNWRLSLQTHKYIGIE; this is encoded by the coding sequence ATGTTCGAAACCATCCAAGGAGAAGGGGCACATACCGGTATCCCGTCTATCTTTGTTCGCTTACAAGGATGTCCTGTGGGTTGCCCATGGTGTGATACCAAACATACCTGGACGCTGGATAACGCCTTGGTAACCACGGCACAACAAGTTATTGATAAGACCAACGAGTCTGAGCATTTTTTTGAAATCGATGAAAACAAGTTGTTGTCGCTGTTTTCTGAACAAGGTTATGTGGCAAAACATGTGGTTATCACGGGGGGGGAACCCTGTATGTATGACTTGCGCCCAGTTACCACACTGTTGCATGACAATGGCTTTTCCACGCAAATAGAAACAAGTGGTACTTACGAGGTGCAGTGCGACGATAGGACTTACGTGACGGTATCACCTAAGATTAATATGAAAGGGGGGATGCCGGTTTTGTTAAGCGCCCTTGAGCGTGCGAATGAAATAAAACACCCTATTGCCATGCAAAAACACATTGATGAGTTAGATGCGCTGCTAGCAGATGTATCTTCATTGGCAGGCAAACAGGTTTGTTTGCAGCCGATAAGTCAGCAGCCACGAGCAACCCAACTTGCAGTACAAACATGCATAGCCCGTAATTGGCGACTATCTTTACAAACTCATAAATATATTGGTATAGAATAA
- the queC gene encoding 7-cyano-7-deazaguanine synthase QueC — protein MSENVVVIYSGGMDSFTVLHKALRDGKTVHALSFDYGQRHKKELDYAAAVCKSLNVPHKIVDISAINSLIGGSSLTSDIDVPEGHYEEPSMKQTVVPNRNMILLSLAVGYAVSLEANEVYYGAHSGDHAIYPDCRPEFVEKMSDVCRIANYTPVEIVTPYIKDSKTAILTDGLKMGLDYGETWTCYNGREKACGKCGACEERLEAFRENHCTDPLSYE, from the coding sequence ATGTCAGAAAACGTTGTTGTTATCTATTCAGGTGGAATGGACTCATTCACTGTTTTACATAAAGCCTTACGTGATGGTAAGACCGTTCACGCCCTTTCTTTTGATTATGGTCAGCGCCATAAAAAAGAATTAGATTATGCGGCAGCGGTGTGTAAATCGTTAAATGTGCCTCACAAAATTGTGGATATTAGCGCTATTAATAGCTTAATAGGTGGCTCATCACTAACCTCTGATATCGATGTACCAGAAGGGCATTACGAAGAGCCCAGCATGAAGCAAACCGTTGTGCCTAATCGTAATATGATTTTACTGTCGTTAGCGGTGGGTTATGCGGTAAGTTTAGAAGCAAATGAAGTGTATTACGGCGCTCATTCGGGCGATCATGCTATTTACCCAGACTGTCGCCCTGAGTTTGTAGAAAAAATGAGTGATGTTTGTCGCATTGCTAACTACACCCCTGTTGAAATTGTGACGCCTTATATTAAAGACAGTAAAACGGCAATTTTAACTGACGGGTTAAAAATGGGCTTAGACTACGGCGAAACATGGACATGTTACAACGGAAGAGAGAAAGCGTGTGGTAAATGCGGTGCCTGTGAAGAGCGCTTAGAAGCTTTCAGAGAAAATCACTGTACTGACCCACTTAGCTACGAATAA
- a CDS encoding amino acid ABC transporter substrate-binding protein translates to MALKYVKTILFLCSLLITTQSVAALWTINYPKPLDDTDARAEYPIALLKLALDKTGVNYELLPSDRILLSGKALRQLRENREVNVVWSMTDSQREKDLLPIRIPIAKGLIGLRVFVINADREADFARISSKNELMNFTPLQGEEWPDTKILQANGFNVATVTNFKDAYSLLLQNKSDFFPRSVIEVSAELEGRSASLKLEPNMAVYYPTAMYYFVNKSNPTLARLIETGLNRAIEDGSFEALFKSSNEAILEQLDIKNRRIYTLDNPLLPPETPLADERLWYVIDQ, encoded by the coding sequence ATGGCGTTGAAATATGTAAAAACGATACTGTTTTTGTGTTCGTTACTTATCACCACACAAAGTGTCGCTGCATTATGGACAATTAACTATCCCAAACCGTTAGACGATACTGATGCTCGCGCCGAATATCCCATAGCCTTGCTTAAACTAGCCCTTGATAAGACCGGTGTGAATTACGAGCTATTACCCTCTGATCGTATTCTTTTGTCGGGAAAAGCTTTGCGTCAACTACGTGAAAACCGCGAAGTAAATGTGGTGTGGAGCATGACGGATAGTCAACGTGAAAAAGATCTTCTACCCATTCGAATTCCTATTGCGAAGGGGCTTATTGGCCTTCGAGTATTTGTAATCAATGCAGATAGGGAAGCAGACTTTGCGCGCATTTCATCAAAAAATGAGTTAATGAACTTCACTCCACTTCAAGGTGAAGAATGGCCAGATACTAAAATACTGCAAGCCAATGGTTTTAATGTCGCCACGGTTACTAATTTTAAAGATGCCTATTCACTATTGCTTCAAAACAAGAGCGATTTCTTTCCTCGTTCGGTCATTGAGGTATCTGCTGAACTAGAAGGGCGTTCGGCATCGCTTAAGTTAGAACCTAATATGGCAGTTTACTACCCTACGGCCATGTATTATTTCGTTAATAAGAGTAACCCAACACTAGCACGGCTAATTGAGACAGGGTTGAATCGCGCTATTGAAGACGGTTCTTTTGAAGCGTTATTTAAATCTTCGAATGAAGCCATTTTAGAGCAGTTAGACATCAAAAACAGACGAATCTATACGCTTGATAACCCCTTATTACCGCCTGAAACGCCGTTAGCCGATGAGCGGCTTTGGTACGTAATTGATCAGTAG